One genomic segment of Paraburkholderia aromaticivorans includes these proteins:
- a CDS encoding ABC transporter ATP-binding protein, which yields MASIRLTDVQKSYGDHAPVIRRVNLEIAQHEFCVFLGPSGCGKSTLLRMIAGLEDLSEGELHIGGRLMNDVPAAGRGVAMVFQSYALFPHMTVFDNMAFGLKLAKQPKDVIDSKVREAARILQLDDFLQRYPKALSGGQRQRVAIGRAIVREPGVFLFDEPLSNLDAALRGQTRVEIARLHQRFANASVVYVTHDQVEAMTLADRIVLLHAGADAERFGSIAQSGAPLELYHHPKSRFVAGFIGSPRMNFIDAVVDSIEPGSLTVTLAQSGERLTAHVDGQRLQRGQPVTLGVRPEHLRLDGGGQVVQCTTVLSERLGEHSYIHADHAAGTLIAKAAGDTPIGSGERIAIHVPPSACHLFDADGLALRRSAFEPERAAA from the coding sequence ATGGCAAGCATTCGTTTGACGGACGTGCAGAAGTCGTATGGTGACCATGCGCCGGTGATCCGGCGCGTGAATCTGGAGATTGCGCAGCATGAGTTCTGCGTATTCCTGGGCCCATCGGGTTGCGGCAAGTCGACCCTGCTGAGAATGATCGCCGGACTCGAAGACCTGAGCGAAGGCGAGTTGCACATTGGCGGGCGCCTGATGAACGACGTGCCCGCCGCCGGCCGCGGTGTGGCGATGGTGTTCCAGAGCTACGCGCTCTTTCCGCACATGACCGTGTTCGACAACATGGCGTTCGGTCTGAAGCTCGCGAAACAGCCCAAGGATGTGATCGACAGCAAGGTGCGCGAAGCCGCCCGGATTCTGCAACTGGACGATTTTTTGCAGCGCTATCCGAAGGCGCTGTCGGGCGGGCAGCGGCAGCGCGTCGCGATCGGCCGCGCAATCGTGCGCGAGCCCGGCGTGTTCCTGTTCGACGAGCCGCTCTCGAATCTCGACGCCGCGCTGCGCGGCCAGACGCGGGTCGAAATCGCTCGTCTGCATCAGCGCTTTGCCAACGCGAGCGTGGTCTACGTCACTCACGATCAGGTCGAAGCCATGACGCTCGCCGACCGGATCGTACTGCTGCACGCCGGCGCGGATGCGGAGCGCTTCGGCAGCATCGCGCAAAGCGGCGCGCCGCTCGAGCTGTATCACCATCCGAAGTCGCGCTTCGTGGCGGGCTTCATCGGTTCGCCGCGGATGAATTTCATCGACGCCGTGGTCGATTCGATCGAGCCGGGCAGCCTGACGGTCACGCTGGCTCAAAGCGGCGAGCGTTTGACCGCGCACGTGGATGGTCAACGTTTGCAGCGCGGTCAGCCGGTCACGCTCGGCGTGCGGCCGGAGCATCTGCGCCTCGACGGCGGCGGGCAGGTCGTGCAGTGCACGACGGTATTGTCGGAGCGGCTCGGCGAGCATAGCTATATTCACGCGGATCATGCCGCGGGCACGCTCATCGCCAAGGCGGCGGGTGATACGCCGATCGGCTCCGGCGAGCGTATCGCCATTCACGTGCCGCCTTCCGCGTGCCACCTGTTCGACGCGGACGGGCTTGCCTTGCGGCGCAGCGCGTTCGAGCCCGAACGGGCCGCCGCTTGA
- a CDS encoding haloacid dehalogenase type II: protein MRLTDFDTLTFDCYGTLIDWETGIFEGLRPLLARVEPPLTRDQVLEAHARHESSQQKYTPGRRYQELLPIVYKRLAEEWRVPCTLADCVAYGKSIQNWPAFDDSAAALHYLKQHYKLVILSNVDNESFAYSNAKLQVEFDAVFTAEDIGSYKPSPRNFEYMLEKLRERGITKETILHTAESLFHDHKPANEFGLASCWIYRRHAKQGFGATMDPGSQPSVDFRFNSMADLVKAHQQALEAK, encoded by the coding sequence ATGCGACTGACCGACTTCGATACGCTGACGTTCGATTGCTATGGGACGCTGATCGACTGGGAAACGGGTATTTTCGAAGGCTTGCGGCCGCTGCTCGCGCGCGTCGAGCCGCCGTTGACGCGTGACCAGGTGCTCGAAGCGCACGCACGGCACGAGTCGTCGCAGCAGAAGTACACGCCGGGGCGGCGATATCAGGAGCTTCTACCGATTGTCTACAAGCGCCTTGCGGAGGAGTGGCGGGTGCCGTGTACGCTCGCCGACTGCGTGGCCTACGGCAAGTCCATTCAGAACTGGCCTGCGTTCGACGACTCGGCCGCCGCGTTGCACTACCTGAAGCAGCACTACAAACTCGTGATTCTGTCGAACGTCGACAACGAAAGCTTTGCTTATAGCAACGCGAAACTGCAGGTCGAATTCGACGCGGTCTTCACGGCCGAAGACATCGGTTCCTACAAGCCGTCGCCGCGCAATTTCGAGTACATGCTGGAAAAACTGAGGGAGCGTGGCATCACGAAGGAGACGATTCTGCACACGGCGGAAAGCCTGTTCCACGACCATAAACCGGCGAACGAATTCGGCCTGGCGTCGTGCTGGATTTATCGCCGGCACGCGAAGCAGGGCTTCGGCGCGACGATGGATCCGGGCTCACAGCCCAGCGTCGATTTTCGCTTCAATAGCATGGCCGACCTGGTGAAAGCGCATCAGCAGGCTCTGGAGGCAAAGTAG
- a CDS encoding MFS transporter, producing the protein MNSDATAVLTPVPAIRPTSKVRRAVTTAVLGQVLEWYDFFLYGTAAALVFGKLFFPVGSDPLTGTIAAFGGFTVGFIARPIGGVLCGHIGDRYGRKTVMMLTLLVMGTATACMGLLPTYQQIGLAAPVMLVLLRILQGLAAGGEWSGSILLIHENAPASRRGALAAWSPCGAAFGFVLSTAAFLLVQTLSPADFHSWGWRVPFLCSAVLVALGLWMRRCVDESAEFAEVKATRRDARMPIVEVLRQCPRQVLTVFGLRFGEGAASYIFFAFSIAYGQFVGLKSSWVLGGLTLSMLLMIPVSLLMGRLTDRIGRKPVYLAGAVAMVLVAYPYFTLLGSGVLWKVITALVLANSITLGILEGAQPAFISELLPVHLRFSGLGIGREISSVLGGGLSPMVATALLAHYRSAAPVAVYFVVLGLITVVATCLAPETFPKAMRLQAKAKEHAEHESA; encoded by the coding sequence ATGAATTCTGACGCGACAGCTGTTCTGACACCCGTGCCCGCCATCCGGCCCACCAGCAAGGTTCGTCGCGCGGTGACGACCGCCGTGCTCGGCCAGGTTCTCGAATGGTACGACTTCTTTCTCTACGGCACCGCCGCCGCGCTCGTGTTCGGCAAGCTGTTCTTTCCGGTCGGCAGCGATCCGCTCACGGGCACGATCGCGGCATTCGGCGGCTTTACCGTGGGTTTCATCGCGCGGCCCATCGGCGGCGTGTTGTGCGGCCATATCGGCGACCGCTATGGCCGCAAGACGGTGATGATGCTGACGCTGCTCGTCATGGGCACGGCCACCGCCTGCATGGGTCTTTTGCCGACCTATCAGCAGATCGGCCTCGCGGCGCCCGTCATGCTGGTGCTGCTGCGCATTCTGCAGGGCCTCGCCGCCGGCGGCGAATGGAGCGGCAGCATCCTGTTGATTCACGAAAATGCGCCCGCCTCCCGGCGCGGCGCGCTCGCGGCCTGGAGTCCGTGCGGCGCGGCGTTCGGATTCGTGCTGTCCACCGCCGCGTTTCTGCTGGTGCAAACCCTCTCTCCCGCCGACTTTCATAGCTGGGGCTGGCGCGTGCCGTTCCTCTGCAGCGCCGTGCTGGTCGCGCTCGGCCTGTGGATGCGCCGCTGCGTCGACGAAAGCGCGGAGTTCGCCGAAGTCAAGGCAACTCGCCGCGACGCCCGCATGCCGATCGTCGAAGTGCTGCGCCAATGCCCGCGCCAGGTGCTGACGGTGTTCGGCCTACGCTTCGGTGAAGGCGCGGCGTCATACATCTTCTTCGCGTTCTCGATTGCGTATGGTCAGTTCGTCGGCCTCAAATCGAGCTGGGTGCTCGGCGGCCTGACGTTGTCGATGCTGCTGATGATCCCCGTGTCCCTGTTGATGGGACGTCTCACTGACCGGATCGGCCGCAAGCCGGTCTATCTCGCCGGCGCCGTGGCGATGGTGCTGGTGGCCTACCCGTATTTCACGCTGCTCGGCTCCGGCGTGCTGTGGAAAGTAATCACCGCGCTCGTGCTCGCCAACAGCATCACGCTCGGCATTCTCGAAGGCGCGCAGCCCGCGTTCATCAGCGAGTTGCTGCCCGTTCATCTGCGCTTTTCCGGACTCGGCATCGGCCGCGAGATTTCGTCGGTACTCGGCGGCGGACTCTCGCCGATGGTGGCGACGGCGCTGCTCGCGCATTACCGCAGCGCCGCGCCGGTAGCCGTGTATTTCGTCGTGCTCGGGTTGATCACGGTCGTCGCCACCTGCCTCGCACCGGAGACCTTTCCAAAAGCAATGCGGCTTCAGGCGAAGGCCAAAGAGCATGCAGAGCACGAAAGTGCGTGA
- a CDS encoding LacI family DNA-binding transcriptional regulator — protein sequence MVTLTEVAKRAHVTAATVSNVLRNREKVRPETAERVLKAIADLGYRPNLNARALAEGRSSTLALMLSNISNPFYPEFVLAAERAARKTGHFLMVCNTDDDAEIGRAYLNQIAGTLADGVLVMNTDIAINDLCASAMHSAPILLAMWEHPESPPALPCIAVDFARAGELAARHLLELGHREIGLLIGDGCGGLQDARSNGFRAAMHAAGIETDAAAVLQIRDSIDAGYAACMQLMANRPHLTAIFATNDLLAIGAAQALITLGRAVPDDVSVIGITDIQLAHQVHPALTTVAIQTAAIAELSIESLIRLIQMPDQQPSMVLAPPPTLVVRASTGPRRLK from the coding sequence ATGGTCACTCTCACGGAAGTCGCGAAACGCGCTCACGTCACCGCCGCCACCGTCTCCAACGTGCTGCGCAACCGCGAGAAAGTGCGCCCGGAAACGGCTGAACGCGTGCTCAAGGCGATCGCCGATCTCGGCTACCGGCCCAATCTGAACGCGCGCGCGCTCGCCGAGGGCCGCTCGTCCACGCTCGCCCTGATGCTGTCGAACATCTCGAACCCGTTCTACCCCGAGTTCGTGCTGGCCGCCGAGCGCGCCGCGCGCAAAACCGGCCACTTCCTGATGGTTTGCAATACTGACGACGATGCCGAGATCGGCCGCGCGTATCTGAACCAGATTGCGGGCACGCTGGCCGACGGCGTGCTCGTCATGAACACGGATATCGCGATCAACGACCTGTGCGCTTCGGCCATGCACAGTGCGCCCATTCTGCTGGCCATGTGGGAGCACCCGGAGTCGCCGCCCGCGCTGCCCTGCATCGCCGTGGATTTCGCTCGCGCGGGCGAGCTGGCCGCGCGGCATCTGCTCGAACTCGGCCACCGCGAAATCGGCCTGCTGATCGGCGACGGTTGCGGCGGCTTGCAGGATGCGCGCTCCAACGGTTTTCGCGCGGCGATGCACGCGGCCGGTATCGAGACCGATGCGGCGGCGGTGCTGCAGATCCGCGACTCGATCGACGCCGGCTACGCCGCCTGCATGCAGTTGATGGCAAACCGGCCGCACCTCACAGCGATCTTCGCGACCAACGACCTGCTCGCGATCGGCGCGGCACAGGCTCTGATCACGCTGGGCCGCGCGGTGCCGGACGACGTTTCGGTCATCGGCATTACGGACATTCAGCTCGCGCACCAGGTGCACCCTGCCCTGACGACGGTCGCGATCCAGACCGCCGCGATCGCGGAGTTGTCGATCGAGAGTCTGATCCGGCTGATCCAGATGCCTGACCAGCAGCCGTCGATGGTGCTCGCCCCGCCGCCCACGCTGGTGGTGCGCGCGTCGACCGGACCGCGGCGGCTGAAATGA
- a CDS encoding acyl-CoA dehydrogenase family protein, with the protein MQSLQMSSLSTYTNEPRAIDHAEPYPEYAGPITLDALISEIERRRDEFDQLSHVPRDMIAKMKRAGIFRASTPQRFGGDALPPAQFLRMLERVAIADGSAAWVAAFGSANTYLAALPIETQQRIYATGPDQVFAGGLYPLQPATQAPGGFLVSGQWRFASGCKGADWIGVGIGGAPANAGEAGAGKPFTAVLPAREVEIVENWNVVGMQGTGSHDLRLREKFVPAQWTFVRGGAALIDEPLYRYPAVAYQAQVHAAVNIGLARAALDLLTGMSGSTRTTTGAPRLADRGYYRSGLAKAEASWRSARAFFYESAEAAWRTIIDGDTVSQEQANLLRLSATHAAQTGADVVMQAYQMAGVAAIYRENRLQRLVRDSIVVTQHAFLGEGTYDASGALFAGVPPVTPYP; encoded by the coding sequence ATGCAAAGCCTTCAGATGAGCAGTCTTTCGACCTACACCAACGAACCTCGCGCGATCGATCACGCGGAGCCGTATCCCGAGTACGCGGGCCCGATCACACTCGACGCGCTGATCAGCGAGATCGAACGCCGTCGCGACGAGTTCGATCAACTCTCGCATGTCCCGCGCGACATGATTGCGAAGATGAAGCGCGCCGGTATCTTTCGCGCGAGCACGCCGCAACGCTTCGGCGGCGACGCCCTGCCGCCCGCGCAATTTCTGCGGATGCTCGAGCGCGTTGCGATCGCCGACGGCTCCGCTGCCTGGGTGGCCGCGTTCGGCTCGGCGAACACGTATCTCGCCGCCTTGCCGATCGAAACCCAGCAGCGGATTTACGCCACCGGCCCCGATCAGGTGTTCGCTGGCGGCCTCTATCCGCTGCAACCGGCCACCCAGGCGCCAGGCGGCTTCCTGGTCAGCGGGCAGTGGCGCTTCGCGAGCGGCTGCAAGGGCGCGGACTGGATCGGCGTCGGCATCGGCGGCGCGCCCGCCAATGCCGGCGAGGCGGGCGCGGGCAAGCCGTTCACCGCGGTGTTGCCCGCGCGTGAGGTCGAGATCGTCGAAAACTGGAACGTGGTCGGCATGCAGGGAACCGGCAGCCACGATTTACGGCTGCGCGAGAAATTCGTCCCCGCGCAATGGACCTTCGTGCGCGGCGGCGCGGCGCTGATCGACGAACCGCTCTACCGCTACCCCGCGGTCGCCTATCAGGCGCAGGTGCATGCCGCCGTCAACATCGGGCTTGCGCGAGCGGCGCTCGATCTGCTCACGGGCATGTCCGGCTCGACCAGAACCACCACCGGCGCGCCGCGCCTCGCCGACCGTGGCTATTACCGCTCGGGCCTCGCGAAAGCGGAGGCCAGCTGGCGCAGCGCGCGCGCGTTCTTCTACGAATCCGCCGAGGCCGCATGGCGGACGATTATCGACGGCGATACCGTCTCGCAGGAACAGGCGAATCTGTTGCGCCTCAGCGCGACCCACGCCGCGCAGACGGGCGCCGACGTGGTGATGCAGGCCTATCAGATGGCGGGCGTCGCCGCGATCTATCGCGAGAATCGCTTGCAGCGTCTGGTGCGGGATTCGATTGTCGTGACACAGCATGCGTTCCTGGGCGAAGGCACGTACGACGCATCCGGCGCATTGTTCGCCGGCGTGCCGCCGGTCACGCCGTATCCGTAA
- the hpaC gene encoding 4-hydroxyphenylacetate 3-monooxygenase, reductase component → MQKEENVTIDDTRKRFRDAMACLPAAVNIITTNGPGGRCGITASAVCSVTDAPPTMLVCINQASYVHDVLHRNRSVCINVLAAECQELARDFAGMTACSMDERFERHAWTGGASSAPVLADAIVSLEGAIVDIKTVGSHSVMFAQIRHIALRQDGDGLIYFGRQFHRLARPPAAAPVAAQATR, encoded by the coding sequence ATGCAAAAGGAAGAGAACGTGACGATCGACGACACCCGAAAGCGTTTCCGCGACGCGATGGCTTGCCTGCCAGCCGCCGTCAACATCATCACCACGAATGGACCGGGCGGCCGCTGCGGCATCACCGCGAGCGCGGTGTGCTCGGTGACGGACGCGCCGCCTACCATGCTCGTCTGTATCAATCAGGCCAGCTATGTACATGACGTACTGCATCGCAACCGCAGCGTGTGCATCAACGTGCTCGCCGCGGAATGCCAGGAGCTCGCGCGCGATTTTGCCGGCATGACGGCGTGCTCGATGGACGAGCGCTTCGAACGCCACGCATGGACGGGGGGCGCGTCGTCGGCGCCGGTGCTCGCGGATGCGATCGTCAGTCTCGAAGGCGCGATCGTCGACATCAAAACGGTCGGGTCGCACTCCGTGATGTTCGCCCAGATCCGCCATATCGCGCTGCGCCAGGATGGCGACGGCCTGATCTACTTCGGGCGGCAGTTTCATCGCCTGGCGCGGCCGCCAGCAGCGGCGCCGGTTGCCGCGCAAGCCACGAGGTGA
- a CDS encoding EthD family reductase: MEVCFFLIGHGAPARDAQHADLARLEAASQDTEGLRRFAIHVPAESHDCDPLSKTNAAARPRCVLQWYFDELELLEQALRPGSAMHDITDGSSNTGLTFTQQTMAVRKYATRDPGVPAARVERCTYLVSYEGEARDFNAWLTHYLAHHPPLMAQLPGIRELEIYTRLDCRSGLRAERAMAMQRNKVVFDDPASLAAALASPVRASMKRDFDAFPPYSGATLHFPMRSIYGNLKPK; encoded by the coding sequence GTGGAAGTCTGTTTCTTTCTGATTGGCCACGGGGCGCCCGCGCGCGACGCACAGCACGCCGATCTGGCGCGCCTCGAAGCGGCATCGCAGGACACGGAGGGATTGCGCCGTTTCGCGATCCACGTGCCTGCGGAATCGCACGACTGCGATCCTTTGTCGAAGACCAACGCTGCCGCGCGCCCCCGCTGCGTGCTGCAATGGTATTTCGACGAACTCGAACTGCTTGAACAGGCGCTTCGCCCCGGGAGCGCGATGCACGATATAACGGACGGCTCGTCGAACACGGGTCTTACCTTCACCCAGCAGACCATGGCGGTCAGGAAATACGCCACCCGGGATCCCGGCGTTCCTGCCGCTCGCGTCGAACGCTGCACGTATCTCGTCAGCTACGAAGGCGAAGCGCGGGACTTCAACGCGTGGCTTACGCATTACCTCGCGCACCATCCACCGCTGATGGCGCAACTGCCCGGCATTCGCGAGCTCGAAATCTACACGCGGCTCGATTGCCGCTCGGGTCTGCGCGCCGAGCGCGCCATGGCCATGCAACGCAACAAGGTGGTCTTCGACGATCCCGCGTCGCTGGCCGCTGCTCTCGCGTCGCCCGTTCGGGCCAGCATGAAGCGGGACTTCGACGCCTTTCCGCCTTACAGCGGCGCGACGCTGCATTTCCCTATGCGCAGCATTTACGGTAATCTGAAACCCAAATAA
- a CDS encoding NAD-dependent succinate-semialdehyde dehydrogenase has product MSLTLTRSELIRPQNLIDGTWTGAADGARFAVTNPATGETIVEVADSGAADARAATDAAARAFPGWRDKLPRERAEILRRWHALIVANTDDLAKLMSTEQGKPLAEARGEVAYGASYVAWFADEATRIYGDLIPQQQRGKRMSAVKEPVGVVAAITPWNFPLAMIARKIAPALAAGCTVVAKPAEDTPLTALALAALAQEAGLPDGVLNMLSASREQGIAAVADWLADARVRKITFTGSTPVGKHLARESAGTLKKLSLELGGNAPFIVFDDADLDAAVAGLMAAKFRNGGQTCVCPNRVYVQAGVYGRFAELLARRVAALKVAPATDPDAQIGPMINERAIEKIARHVEDAVKHGAKILTGGKRLTELGPNYYAPTVLADARDDMLVCCEETFGPVAPLFRFEDEAEAIRLANDTPFGLAAYFYTQDVRRINRVAAQLEAGVIGINEGAVSSEAAPFGGVKESGYGREGSKYGLDDYMSIKYLCQGGLD; this is encoded by the coding sequence ATGTCTCTCACATTGACGCGCAGTGAACTGATTCGCCCGCAGAACCTGATCGACGGAACATGGACCGGCGCCGCCGACGGCGCCCGCTTTGCCGTCACGAACCCGGCCACCGGCGAAACGATCGTCGAAGTCGCGGACAGCGGCGCCGCGGATGCGCGCGCCGCCACCGACGCCGCAGCCCGCGCGTTTCCCGGCTGGCGCGATAAGCTGCCGCGCGAGCGCGCCGAGATTCTGCGGCGCTGGCACGCGCTGATCGTTGCCAATACCGACGACCTCGCGAAGCTGATGTCGACGGAACAGGGAAAGCCGCTCGCGGAAGCCCGCGGCGAGGTCGCTTACGGCGCGTCGTACGTGGCATGGTTCGCCGACGAAGCAACCCGCATCTACGGCGACCTGATTCCGCAGCAGCAGCGCGGCAAGCGCATGAGCGCGGTGAAGGAGCCGGTCGGCGTGGTCGCGGCCATCACACCGTGGAATTTCCCGCTGGCCATGATCGCCCGCAAGATCGCGCCGGCGCTCGCGGCCGGGTGCACCGTCGTCGCCAAGCCCGCCGAGGACACGCCGCTCACCGCGCTCGCCCTCGCCGCGCTCGCGCAGGAAGCCGGCCTGCCGGACGGCGTGCTGAACATGCTGTCGGCGTCGCGTGAACAGGGCATTGCCGCGGTTGCCGATTGGCTCGCGGACGCGCGCGTGCGCAAGATCACCTTCACCGGCTCCACGCCGGTCGGCAAGCATCTGGCGCGGGAATCCGCGGGCACGTTGAAGAAGCTCTCACTGGAACTGGGCGGCAACGCGCCCTTCATCGTGTTCGACGACGCCGACCTCGACGCCGCCGTCGCCGGCCTGATGGCGGCGAAATTCCGCAACGGCGGCCAGACCTGCGTATGCCCGAACCGCGTCTATGTGCAGGCCGGCGTCTATGGGCGCTTTGCCGAGCTGCTCGCGCGACGCGTCGCTGCCTTGAAGGTTGCGCCCGCAACGGACCCGGACGCGCAGATCGGCCCGATGATCAACGAACGCGCGATCGAGAAGATCGCCCGTCACGTGGAAGACGCCGTCAAGCACGGTGCAAAGATTCTGACGGGCGGCAAGCGTCTGACGGAGCTCGGCCCGAACTACTATGCGCCGACCGTGTTGGCGGACGCGCGCGACGACATGCTGGTCTGCTGCGAAGAAACCTTCGGCCCGGTCGCGCCGCTCTTCCGTTTCGAGGACGAAGCCGAAGCGATCCGTCTCGCCAACGACACGCCGTTCGGCCTTGCCGCCTACTTTTACACGCAGGACGTGCGGCGTATCAATCGCGTGGCCGCGCAGCTCGAAGCGGGGGTGATCGGCATCAACGAAGGCGCGGTGTCGAGCGAAGCGGCGCCGTTTGGCGGCGTGAAGGAATCGGGCTATGGCCGTGAAGGGTCGAAGTATGGACTCGACGACTACATGTCGATCAAGTACCTGTGCCAGGGCGGGCTGGATTGA